The DNA region CCtgtaagaaataatattaatatttgacaAAAATTTTAATCACAGGGTGATCGTTTCGGTGGTGCATTGGATGGTGCGGCTCGTATGTTCTCTGAAGCATATGATGCTGGATTACATCCACAAGAGTTTGTAAATAATACACGTAAGAAGGGCAAACTCATAATGGGTATTGGTCATCGTATAAAGTCTATAAATAATCCAGACATGCGGGTAAAACTCATTAAAGAATATGTAATGGAGCATTTCCCTGCCAGACCGTTGGTAGAATATGCACTGGAAGTTGAGAAAATAACCACGAGTAAGAAGCCTAATTTAATCTTGAATGTGGATGGTATAATTGCCTGTGCTTTTGTTGATATGCTGAGGAACAGCGGAAGCTTCACAAGAGAAGAAGCACAAGAATATATCGAAATTGGTGCTATAAATAGTTTATTTGTTCTTGGTAGAAGTATAGGTTTTATTGGTAGGTATTCTTGGCTCAGTGCAATAATGTATAAAAAGGTACCCACAATGCTCaaacaatataattattttattattgcagGTCATTACATGGATCAAAAAAGGTTGAAACAAGGTTTATACCGACATCCTTGGGATGATATTTCTTATGTATTGCCAGAACAATATAATTGAATTCATCTTCCATTTACATTATTTGTCGtaaaagcataataaatgttGCGTATTCATTTAAGAAATTTAGATAGTTCTGATGGTTATGTCTTACATGTTTTGCTCATAAttgtgaaaaattagaaaaagtaCGACGTATGTTTGGTTtgatattaaatgttataatatcaATGCATAAGTGAAAGCTCTTGTATGATAAATTAGTTTTTCTTGTCGCTAGTCGGTTATATTCGATATAAATGCGATTTTAAACTTAAGTTGGTGATTACCAGAACTTAGATAGGAATACGTGAAACAGAAAAAATTAGTTTTACAAATAAACATTCCATAAAGCATTTGTAATGTGGTCAGAAAACAGAACttgaattgaaaatattttataatcgctGATTAATGTGCAGTACATTACtactttatttttcataattataattcATGGAAGATTATAATTCACATAATCTTTTCTGGTTTATAAAAAtgtcaatattattttatttagagAATGTTATTAGGTATACGTGCGTGCTTAAACATGCGtacttgtatattattattacatacatatgtatatatgtatgcatatataaaCATGTGCTGTATgcacatattacatatatgtatatgctacGTTAACAATTTTTTGCACAAATTAGTTTATCACGTATATATAAAGTATGtaggaaataataaatacatgtgACTTTAAGTACTATCCTTCTCTTTTAATatcttacaaaatttaatatcttaaCTATACatagaatatagaaaataagtGTTCTACACACGTATGTTTATTAATAAGTATGAAACttataaaaaaggaaagcaGGTAGAGTTATAAAACTAATTCAATTAGACTTCAAAGGTGGAAATTTCAGTTCAACTATTTATGAATACTACAAAATAAGGAGAGCAGAAATATACCATGAAGAAGTAACTTAATATTTCCTTGCAATAATACATCTTTTAACACATTTTTTTTAcagtagtaaaatatatttacgtatatgtataaaatacccTCATTTCATTCAAAATACCACCTATAAATAGAACTTTGAGATTCTGCTAAAAGATTCTGCTGTACAATgagaattttgttttaattaatgcaatttttcaaaaaatttgtataaaatttggaACAATACTTATTTTTCACATTCAacttaaaagataaataaaaaattcgagATTTTCTAActataatatacattttacaAGAATTGTTCTAATCAATTAACTTCGCAAAGGTactaattttgataaatttaatgaattctgcaaatgaaacaaattgaaagcattttacatattattgtGATCGCAGACTTTACCATTAGAGAAACTATATAATAGTTCTCAACATCACAAAATAGTGAACATTCAAGTAcacttaaaaagaaatatatctttattgCGTTTCTGGAATATCATCTGCTGCTGTATTAATAATTCGCTCACGATCAGTTGGTGGTGGTTTATGACGGCCTAAGCGATATCTACATTTTCTTACGAGTTGAGGAATAATAACGTTGTTATAACAACACATTCCAATGAGTAAAACAATGAAGCCAATGAGCTAAAAATTAAATAGGTACACGTTCATATGTGActtgattttaattttagatgatacaatttcattatcaatagaaaaaatcaattataaaatttacctGTAAATAATGGAAGGCTTGCCACCTAAATGCTAAAGAGAAAGCCCATATGATAATTGTTCGAACACTATCTAATATCATCCTTGTTGTAGCACCAATTTCTTTGGTAATACTAATACCAGCAAAGTTAAAAAAAGCTATGCTGAATGATATACCTGTACGAagatcatttaaaaaataaattttaataaataagagTAAATATGTCCATATATACTAACCAACTATAGCCATCAGTAAATAACCACTATTTCCAATCTGGATGAATGCATCTTTAGTAGCCTCAAGGGTTCCTTGCGAATTGTCAGCAAAAGGAGGTGGGACATGTATAAAGTTAAGGGGAATCATTATAATGCATATAGTAATAAATCCAAATATacctaaataaaatatatgtttgttagaatatatttttatgtactaGATATTTCAGAAACTTGTATTTCAGAAACTTGATAAACCTTCCCAGCCAACTGCTTGCAACGCTGGTATATTTTGTCCTGCTATGAACTTTTCTTCTATCACCATTTGAACAGCAATTATAACctatgataataattattacgcaaattaaagcaattttattataaaaatgtgtacattaaaatataaaaatacaaatatacaaaatatataaaacatataaaatgaaGTTTTACCTGCGCACATATGATAAGTAAATCTCCAGTTAAAATAGAATTTGTGCTGACATCTGATTTTTCCATAATTATGTCACTGAGCCCAACAAGAGCTAAACCAATTATAACCATTACTATACCTAACCATTCCCTACTAACTAgttttttattaagaaaaccCATTGAGAGCACAGCAGTGAATATTACAACAGCACCACGAAGCATTTGAAAACTACTAGCATATGTCATATTCAAGCCGACATACATAATAGAAGTAGCACATGTATCACATAAGGCAGGAATCAGTAGAATAAAAGGATTAAATACATGTGAGCCTTTAGTTAACGGATTGTTGTCCACAGAATTATCCTTTAATatgataaattcaattttagatattttctatttaataaatatatgtatatgcaataAAAGATGCTTACTCCTCTGCGACTATAATAATGATAAAGGACTTTAAATACTAAAAGACACATCATCTCTCCAATAAACATGAAAGATGATTGCATAAAAGGATGATTGAAATGCCTAGGTTGACCATTTTCATCTGGTACAACTTGTTGATCTGcatatctaaaaatataaatttaattattcataatttaatagtttgacaattaatttatttacatacttTACAGATAAAGTATTAAAAGATCCAGTAACAACCATAAGTGCTGCTAAAATACATTGATAGCGTGTCCATGCCATTTTTAAATAGTTCTATAATCTctagaaacaaaatttataaatttataagaatttatttataagatatatttataagaaagttatacattaaaattatagtgataattcaaagatattttaaataatgatagtatatacaacgttaaattTATATCTGTGATTATTAACTCAATAAAAATGAGATAATGTGATAGTATGCTTTCAAACAACAAAAGAATGTAAATGCTTATTCTCAGTAATGAATATAATCATTAGCTttcatgaatataataataataataataaatcatgaAATATGTTTCCTACAAACTTAATACTTCTAATTAGAGCATCAGAAAAggatttattttaatgtaacaataattaaagataattttcatattttaaaaaagatatatgtttatatattgatattgattaataattgtagaaattttatatcttcatattcataaacaatattataaaatcaaattcttctaaattctataatacaataattactTGAAAATTTAAGGTATGTGtactaataggaaataaatgatTCATGACTCATTGCacgaagataaaaatttataaatgtcAAAGGGAAGacgagcaaatatttttattactacaGCACAGCTCACATCGTACAATAATTTAAAGATTAATCGAAATCATATCATTTATTCCAGAtaagtaaaaattgaaaatattgagATTTTCcgaaaataaataacgaaaagcTCATAAACGTCAGATTATATCTTCAACAAACAAgagattattataatattgaaatatagttATTACCCAAATAATTAAGATATAgataatttttatgatatagattcctaaatatataatagtaaatacgataaaaatgataattttcaaaattcttaaGCCAcagttatatgtatgtataaagtGTAAAATTAAGTGCATTTGTCGTTAGAATAGAATTAgtgaataatattttgaatttttaaaatagtattaccactattataaattataataaaccactattataatttataaaaaataaggcAACAAATTCGAGTTCATTGCACGGAAATGATAAAGGCACGATAAATAGACATCACCAGAGAAATGGTGAAGGTAGCACTGTTAACTGTTACTCACGTTCACGTTATTGAAGGAATAATCTGAACATATCAATCTCAGCATTAAAGGTTCTCAATTCCaacaattttctatattttgcaTGTTAAGCGCgcaataatatatttgtaaatatttcattctgttATAATTAGACTATgaaattctgaaaatatttagaagttgcaagatatttgacggaatatatatattttatatacatacacatacatacatatgcataaaagtgtatttatatattatatattttgcagaaatcatacaaatatttaaacaggTAATTATCCACAATATTAACAAGTTTCAGTATTCAGTGGGATCATTTTTAATACTTGTTATATGCGTAAGATGATTATTCatactgtatattaattttttattaaatataagatCATATTATTACgagattatatataatataatatattataacatatataatataagattATTAATTTAGGGTAAATATTTTGCAACTTCTAAACACTTTCACAATTGTTTAATAGTTTagcaatataattatgataattgagTGTCGTTATGgcgcgaatgaaattttaaaatatttcttataaccAAGTATAACACACGTAATGTGTTCATAAAAAGTATACGAATACCTATGTACGTATAAAAATACGTACTGTAAAAACAAGCCACTCTAAGTTTTATTTTTCGAGTGAAACgtgtagaataaaatattaaaggaaaaagaaatatattctaaTTATACACTTTTATAATCctaggaaataaaatatactcctataatgattaaaatttgtttatagttttgtttatttgaaaaaaaagaaatattattattctacGATTAATCAGAGATACAATTACTGATAATTTGAAAAGCCCGCCAAAAATAAACAAGACCATTAAATAATTGCCCTATAAGTTTGTTGGAAATAGTTCTTTATTTCGGGTCATGCAAGTGTTCAGTTATCTGTAAACCGTTTAATTAAGGAATCAAGTTTTTATTTACATACCTGATTTTTGTGTTATAAAACGCAGAAAATATGTGAGTGATAGAAATAGTAGTTTGCTGTTCAAAGCAATGGATGATAATATTATGTGCGTATTTTGAAATTATCAGTGGACAAGAAAGCATGAACAGAAAGTAAAGAAactaaaaagaaacattttatgtcgcacaaatatataaaaatttcatatcaaAACATAATGTcatcgttaaatagtaataaaagaTTAGCCGAAGTTTTGGAGCTATTTCTGTTGCCTAATTATAACATTGTGTCTACTACCTATCTTGATCTTCTATTATCACACATTTCCAAAGATATTAAAGAGtgtaagaaaattatattataaatcatatcatAATGCatagtaaaattattataaagaaattgttttttaatctttgttatgtttattccatttttattcattgtattcacatataatttattccatcatgtattttatcatttaattccAGGTGACACAAATAGTTATGAGAATTATGAATTGTTTCAAAAATGGGTATTAAAAGCACTGCACACTTGGAGTTCTGAGTGCCTTCCTTCCCAACCTATAACTATATTTACTTTAAAACTCATAGGATTAGTTTCACCTAATGAATTAAGGTTTCATTATTGGCAGTTTAAAGATGTGTACAACAGATTGTGTGACATATTTAACCTACGTAAAGATGATTTACCAGTATCTATTAAAATGGCTTATATTACAATGTTATCTAATTTAATCAAACATAGAAGTGGTAGACAATGGATTATAGATTCTGGTAAGTAATATGTGTTTTTTAATGTGTATATAGAGTTATAAgatgataaaatttgtattttatagatGCTTGGAAAGATGTTGTAAAATATGCACATTGGAATCACACGTTATATGTTACTCATGAAAGCCATAAATTTTTGTGGCTTTTGCTCTCACATGAACaacaaaatgttaatttttgtaaaaaagttATTTTAGCAATGGCAGCACCATTGATAACGAATAATTTCAACACTCAAACATGTCAAGTGCTGCAAGATAATTATTTGGAAGAAAATAAGCTATTGTGTACCACACTAGATCTGTTAACCAGTATCATTGAGAATACATTGTTTGCAGATATGGATAATACAATACCTGAATTATGCCAAGAACTCATTGATTTAGAAATGAGAGTAAAAGCACTGTTTGAAGCATGTATTAGTACAAAACTTTTATCACATATTCATAAGCTATTCGTTCTATGTTTGTTCATTCCAATTAAACAATTCATTAGAGGAGGGAAAAAAACAGAAACTGAAACAGCACTGAAGTTCTACACTGAATTGaattatatatctataatgCTTCTCTCCAAAGCATATGTGGTAGAATTAGTAAagacaaacaaatttttaatgatattttggAAAAAGTTACAATCATTGCATGAATTTTCTTTCAATCAGGAACATAAGTTTGAACATCAAGCTATATCTATAATGgtgagtattttatttttatactttcataatggtaaataattcaaatattttttctacaaaTAGATTATGCCTTTGGCTTTATGTATTAAACATACATATAAAGATTCTGATATTTTTGATATGTTTCTTACCAAACTGTTTGATGTAACATGTACAGCTGTA from Bombus terrestris chromosome 14, iyBomTerr1.2, whole genome shotgun sequence includes:
- the LOC100649783 gene encoding solute carrier family 35 member F6, translated to MAWTRYQCILAALMVVTGSFNTLSVKYADQQVVPDENGQPRHFNHPFMQSSFMFIGEMMCLLVFKVLYHYYSRRGDNSVDNNPLTKGSHVFNPFILLIPALCDTCATSIMYVGLNMTYASSFQMLRGAVVIFTAVLSMGFLNKKLVSREWLGIVMVIIGLALVGLSDIIMEKSDVSTNSILTGDLLIICAQVIIAVQMVIEEKFIAGQNIPALQAVGWEGIFGFITICIIMIPLNFIHVPPPFADNSQGTLEATKDAFIQIGNSGYLLMAIVGISFSIAFFNFAGISITKEIGATTRMILDSVRTIIIWAFSLAFRWQAFHYLQLIGFIVLLIGMCCYNNVIIPQLVRKCRYRLGRHKPPPTDRERIINTAADDIPETQ